Proteins encoded within one genomic window of Flavobacterium oreochromis:
- a CDS encoding ATP-dependent DNA helicase, whose amino-acid sequence MSSRLFYSILRKRFPFQPTVKQDVFFGKVAEFVESFNKNELFVLKGYAGTGKTTLISTIVNHLGEVQKKYVLLAPTGRAAKVISNYSDKQAFTIHKKIYFPKKGSGGGVSFTMQTNKHTNTIFIVDESSMISDVDTDSKMYENGSLLDDLISYVYSGQNCKMILIGDTAQLPPVNLDISPALNIETLSLNYDKEVYSIELDEVMRQEVNSGILYNATELRELLKDHFITDFQFKLKGFKDIVRLTDGYDIQDAINQSYSNYSIEDTTFIVRSNKRANQYNQQIRAKILGKESELSAGDFLMVVKNNYFWLKDSDEAGFIANGDIIEVLEIRSIKELYGFRFAVVKIRMVDYPNQRPLDTILLLDTIMSESPSLTYEESSRLYQEVMKDYENERAQYKRYQKVKNNEYFNALQVKFSYAITCHKSQGGQWNTVFIEQPYLASDIDRDFVRWLYTAMTRAKDKLYLIGFKDEFFNT is encoded by the coding sequence ATGAGTTCGAGGTTATTTTACAGTATTTTACGAAAAAGATTTCCATTTCAACCTACTGTAAAACAGGATGTTTTTTTTGGAAAAGTAGCTGAATTTGTAGAGAGTTTTAATAAAAATGAATTGTTTGTATTAAAAGGATATGCTGGGACGGGTAAAACTACTCTGATTTCTACTATAGTAAATCATTTGGGAGAGGTTCAAAAAAAATATGTTTTATTAGCTCCTACGGGAAGGGCAGCAAAGGTTATTTCTAATTATTCTGATAAACAGGCGTTTACGATACATAAGAAAATATATTTTCCTAAAAAAGGGAGTGGGGGAGGTGTTAGTTTTACTATGCAAACTAATAAGCATACTAATACGATTTTTATAGTGGATGAGTCTTCTATGATTTCGGATGTAGATACTGATTCGAAGATGTATGAAAATGGTTCGTTGTTAGATGATTTAATTTCGTATGTGTATTCTGGTCAAAATTGTAAAATGATTTTGATTGGGGATACGGCTCAGTTACCTCCAGTTAATTTGGATATATCACCTGCTTTAAATATAGAAACACTAAGTTTGAATTATGATAAGGAAGTGTATTCTATAGAACTAGATGAAGTAATGCGTCAGGAAGTTAATTCTGGTATTTTATATAATGCAACTGAATTAAGGGAGTTGTTAAAGGATCATTTTATTACTGATTTTCAATTTAAATTAAAAGGATTTAAGGATATTGTTAGGTTGACTGATGGTTATGATATACAAGATGCTATTAATCAGTCGTATAGTAATTATAGTATAGAAGATACTACTTTTATTGTTCGTTCAAATAAAAGGGCTAATCAATATAATCAACAGATACGGGCTAAAATTTTAGGTAAAGAGAGTGAGTTGTCTGCAGGTGATTTTTTAATGGTTGTAAAGAATAATTATTTTTGGTTAAAAGATTCTGATGAGGCTGGATTTATTGCCAATGGAGATATTATAGAAGTTTTAGAAATTCGTTCTATAAAAGAGTTATATGGTTTTCGATTTGCTGTAGTGAAAATTAGAATGGTTGATTATCCTAATCAACGTCCTTTAGATACGATTTTGTTATTGGATACAATTATGAGTGAGTCACCTTCGTTGACTTATGAGGAATCAAGTCGTTTGTATCAAGAGGTAATGAAAGATTATGAAAATGAGCGTGCGCAGTATAAAAGGTATCAAAAGGTTAAAAATAATGAGTATTTTAATGCGCTTCAAGTAAAGTTTTCGTACGCTATTACTTGTCATAAGTCACAAGGAGGGCAGTGGAATACTGTTTTTATAGAACAACCTTATTTA
- a CDS encoding DUF3822 family protein, with amino-acid sequence MQTSTNTILNKKYKKLLLQISLQEVSFCLYNTLESKIEIFGNYILTQNNTIQETEDEILNLIKQSTVLQNGFDDVLILHDNALNSFVPQTLFDEKYLKSYLQYNVKISHNDFVTYDQVLGNDMNNIYIPFTKLNNALIHLYGQFHYKHTATILVKKILETSKNVAEPQIFVHIQEKQFQIIVVENQKLLLYNSFEYNKAEDFIYHLLFTAEQLKLNPESVIVKLLGKITKNNELFEIAYKYIRNVSLYTENLQIDQSISEENYLKNFILIHACE; translated from the coding sequence ATGCAAACATCAACTAATACAATACTTAACAAAAAATATAAAAAATTATTACTTCAAATTTCATTACAAGAAGTATCATTTTGTTTATACAATACATTAGAATCTAAAATAGAAATTTTTGGTAACTACATTTTAACCCAAAATAATACAATTCAAGAAACAGAAGATGAAATTCTTAACTTAATTAAACAAAGTACGGTTTTACAAAACGGTTTTGATGATGTATTAATATTACACGATAATGCACTGAATAGCTTTGTTCCACAAACACTTTTTGATGAAAAATACTTAAAATCCTATTTACAATATAACGTAAAAATATCTCATAATGATTTTGTTACATACGATCAAGTTCTAGGTAATGACATGAATAACATATACATTCCTTTCACAAAACTTAACAATGCACTAATTCATTTATATGGCCAATTTCATTACAAACACACCGCTACCATTTTAGTAAAAAAAATATTAGAAACAAGCAAAAATGTAGCAGAACCTCAAATTTTTGTTCACATTCAAGAAAAACAATTCCAAATAATTGTTGTAGAAAATCAAAAACTACTACTTTACAATTCCTTCGAATACAACAAAGCAGAAGATTTCATATACCATCTACTTTTCACAGCTGAACAATTAAAATTAAACCCTGAATCAGTTATTGTCAAACTACTTGGCAAAATAACAAAAAACAATGAATTATTTGAAATAGCATACAAATACATTCGAAATGTAAGCCTATACACTGAAAACTTACAGATTGACCAATCAATATCTGAAGAAAACTATTTAAAAAACTTTATTTTAATACACGCATGCGAATAA
- the rsmD gene encoding 16S rRNA (guanine(966)-N(2))-methyltransferase RsmD, which translates to MRIISGKYKGRRLVAPKNLPVRPTTDMAKESLFNILNNYFNFNELRVLDLFSGTGNISYEFSSRGAENIISVDGDFGCINYIKKTAKEFDMNITPIKSDVFKFLEKNKNNYDIIFADPPYDLDQKNFEKILDLIFENNLLDTDGMLIIEHSKHTKLSHKENFSFEKAYGGSVFTFFEFEQEEDDEYDEEELIEENN; encoded by the coding sequence ATGCGAATAATCTCAGGAAAATACAAAGGTAGACGCTTAGTAGCTCCCAAAAATCTACCCGTAAGACCTACAACTGATATGGCCAAAGAATCACTCTTTAACATATTAAACAACTACTTCAACTTCAATGAATTACGAGTATTAGACCTGTTTAGCGGTACTGGCAACATAAGCTACGAATTTTCATCTAGAGGAGCAGAAAACATCATTAGTGTAGATGGAGACTTTGGTTGTATAAATTACATCAAAAAAACAGCTAAAGAATTTGATATGAATATTACCCCAATTAAAAGTGATGTATTCAAATTCTTAGAAAAAAACAAAAACAATTACGACATTATCTTCGCTGATCCCCCTTACGATCTAGACCAAAAAAACTTTGAGAAAATTTTAGATCTAATTTTTGAAAATAATCTATTAGATACTGATGGAATGCTTATAATAGAACACTCAAAACACACAAAACTTTCACATAAAGAAAATTTTTCCTTTGAAAAAGCCTATGGAGGATCAGTATTCACATTTTTTGAATTTGAACAAGAAGAAGATGACGAATACGACGAAGAAGAATTAATAGAAGAAAATAACTAA
- a CDS encoding ISAon1 family transposase N-terminal region protein — translation MREYKVYLHIKRRRWLNLSTNKVVFRDWNLVAKGTRLTQEFASFLKEINRY, via the coding sequence ATAAGAGAATATAAGGTTTATCTTCATATTAAAAGAAGAAGATGGCTTAATTTATCTACTAACAAAGTTGTTTTCAGAGATTGGAACTTAGTAGCAAAAGGCACTCGATTAACCCAAGAGTTTGCCTCTTTTTTAAAAGAAATCAATCGATACTAA